The following are encoded in a window of Pongo abelii isolate AG06213 chromosome 14, NHGRI_mPonAbe1-v2.0_pri, whole genome shotgun sequence genomic DNA:
- the LOC112128562 gene encoding uncharacterized protein LOC112128562 has translation MPGRASHSDLNDPGTGITPRQQRWGPRDTVPTQRGSSPRSRALSPVPGTSRPAEPGPACEVESTGSPKHARLQSRLLGDGSPALPQARVPGAAEKGGPAGGGAGQDLPDGSGPAPPPTRTQLEQEPEAAGEKEKMPSRAGRTQEPALSPALPRPARANTRPPQLPLVSASTSHAPDRSRWGHGAPGQVPSAAQDLPLLLPEEEAARDSVTPDVASDIDWEVEEKFGERIENRGKATFSGGGSLCPREPSQLDGSKLALIFLYPSF, from the coding sequence ATGCCAGGACGGGCTTCGCACTCGGATCTGAATGACCCCGGAACAGGAATCACCCCACGCCAACAGCGATGGGGGCCCCGCGACACCGTCCCGACCCAAAGAGGCAGCAGCCCGAGAAGCAGAGCCCTGTCCCCAGTCCCTGGAACCTCGCGCCCGGCCGAGCCCGGCCCGGCCTGCGAAGTGGAGAGCACAGGCAGCCCCAAACACGCCCGGTTGCAAAGCAGGCTCCTCGGAGATGGCAGCCCAGCCCTACCCCAGGCCCGGGTTCCAGGAGCCGCAGAGAAAGGGGGGCCGGCGGGAGGAGGCGCGGGCCAGGACTTACCAGACGGCAGCGGCCCCGCACCTCCTCCAACCCGGACTCAGTTGGAACAAGAACCGGAGGCTGccggagaaaaggaaaaaatgccGTCGCGGGCGGGGCGGACCCAGGAGCCTGCACTCAGCcccgccctgccccgccccgcccgcgcAAACACGCGACCTCCTCAGCTCCCATTGGTTTCTGCCAGCACTAGCCACGCCCCTGACCGCTCCAGATGGGGACACGGAGCGCCCGGGCAGGTCCCAAGTGCCGCTCAGGATCTTCCCCTGCTGCTGCCTGAGGAGGAAGCTGCCCGGGACTCGGTGACACCTGATGTGGCCTCCGATATCGACTGGGAGGTGGAAGAGAAATTTGGGGAACGCATCGAGAACCGTGGAAAAGCAACCTTCTCAGGGGGCGGTTCTCTGTGCCCGCGTGAACCTTCACAGTTGGATGGAAGTAAACTTGCCCTTATTTTTTTATACCCCAGCTTTTAG